One stretch of Pyrenophora tritici-repentis strain M4 chromosome 4, whole genome shotgun sequence DNA includes these proteins:
- a CDS encoding Dynamin-N domain containing protein: protein METTMDWDGFEKQARSVAPKTPLDPRVCLIGVLDYKKLPESILQGSDFLWIKVNHGVSIEKIQRAYRQHFDLAAVRLSFKGQLVDQNDSVSSYLAPNDDLVFFTVDQARQSSEHSQPARHRERSTMEHESQQQPREISESSTSTLTIRTASLTRTSPERCIEKPGRLGIKEENASVPSVVQDTSKEAANAFDPNNVFHRERSLDGIRQAQGASYDSVLRQIIEQRDPDILEAGVNASTEIIKRLRQKFSQYAESNADSKAWMNAIENVLQQTVRTRTIVGVVGNTGAGKSSVINAMLDEERLVPTNCMRACTAVVTEISFNEDVDPSSKYRAEIEFISSEDWERELTVLMQEFTDNGTLSREAVNPNSEAGVAWAKFHAVYPCVTKDALWKHTITELVNKQSVVNTLGTVKYIRAAQPERFHQELQRYVDSKEKVSKKDKEKPKISVPKAARVMEYWPLIKVVRIYTKSPALSTGAVIVDLPGVHDSNAARAAVAQGYLKQCTGLWIVAPINRAVDDKAAKTLLGDSFKRQLKYDGGFSNMTFICSKTDDISVTEASDSLGLEDEVSELNKRYEHCDEQIRQVHAKIEDLKETRQVYKLAIAEIAKDIEIWEDFQEQIEDGIPVFAPLPKTSKRKDTSLDRRPSKKPRTFEENSDDEFIASDEDKSSEGDDNDVTILVARQKLTETDVKSKLKDLRETKKTARSEGTEINKMIEALRAEIRKLNARQDEVKAKASRICIAGRNYYSKTAIQQDFADGIKEIDQENAAEEDEDQFNPDIEIRDYAQVANSLPVFCVSSRAYQKMCGRMLKDEPVPGFVSPDETEIPQLQAHCRKLTEAGRLRISRAFLTNLAQILTRFELWLSNDGTSVPVTEESKREGISYLRRKLSELTKGLNEAVRACFKEMRHCVKTQVNDKYPELINEAVKAAPVTAYAWGYKDQGGLPWSTYKAVVRRDGVYRSMSAGHRDFNSDLVDPILKRLATPWERTFQSHLPGKIETHIENSAKLLHKFHEAIQERGNDSGMSLAKISILKGQLTHYEQFLRDFGMDLINQMNELQREANRDFTPCVAMAMHDAYEYCAMEHGKGSYKRMKDHMEDHVKQESPGMFDEATSKVEKHLDDMCTKLREAMEEKAEWFAARMGTDYMRVMSGVASDQPVPLLSEEESQLRDEVREALSSIVVQLEPIAHGDVGSHHGDTGDGSKAHKPLHAYVEDVDMSESAEEPIRGAHDSSITDEAINSVKPTDNGSSIIVEATNNFKPNTVVNESINSGKPMGNDSTAMEA from the exons ATGGAGACGACGATGGACTGGGATGGCTTTGAGAAACAGGCGAGGAGTGTTGCCCCCAAGACCCCGCTTGATCCCAGAGTTTGTTTGATTGGGGTGCTTGACTACAAGAAACTCCCAGAGAGTATCCTGCAAGGATCGGACTTTCTTTGGATAAAAGTAAATCAC GGAGTTTCCATCGAGAAAATTCAGAGAGCATACCGACAGCATTTCGATCTTGCCGCCGTGCGCCTTTCGTTCAAAGGTCAGCTAGTGGATCAGAATGATTCCGTCAGTTCTTATCTTGCACCAAACGACGATCTGGTATTCTTTACGGTCGACCAAGCCAGACAATCCAGTGAGCACTCTCAACCAGCGCGTCACAGGGAGAGATCGACCATGGAACATGAGTCACAGCAACAACCTCGCGAGATATCTGAGTCATCTACCAGTACACTGACCATACGAACGGCGTCGCTCACCAGGACTTCACCGGAGCGGTGTATCGAAAAGCCTGGACGCCTCGGCATCAAGGAAGAGAACGCATCTGTCCCATCGGTCGTTCAGGACACTTCAAAAGAAGCGGCAAACGCCTTCGATCCCAATAATGTGTTCCACCGAGAACGATCTCTAGATGGAATCCGTCAAGCACAGGGTGCGTCTTATGATTCAGTTCTTCGCCAAATCATCGAGCAGCGAGATCCGGACATCCTCGAAGCTGGCGTGAATGCGTCAACAGAGATCATCAAGCGCTTGAGACAGAAGTTCTCGCAGTATGCAGAATCTAATGCAGACTCAAAGGCATGGATGAATGCAATCGAGAATGTTCTTCAGCAAACAGTCCGGACACGTACCATTGTTGGTGTTGTCGGAAACACTGGTGCTGGAAAGAGCAGTGTAATTAACGCTATGCTTGACGAAGAACGCCTAGTACCGACAAATTGCATGCGTGCCTGTACTGCAGTTGTGACTGAAATTTCTTTCAACGAAGATGTCGATCCGTCCTCCAAATACCGCGCTGAAATTGAATTCATCAGCTCAGAGGACTGGGAGCGGGAGCTTACAGTGCTCATGCAGGAATTCACGGATAACGGTACGCTTTCTCGCGAAGCAGTGAACCCTAACTCGGAAGCGGGAGTTGCTTGGGCGAAATTCCATGCGGTCTATCCCTGCGTCACCAAGGACGCTTTGTGGAAGCACACTATAACCGAACTTGTGAACAAACAGTCTGTCGTCAACACTCTTGGGACCGTGAAATACATACGCGCCGCCCAACCAGAGCGATTCCATCAGGAGCTACAGCGATATGTTGACAGCAAAGAAAAGGTGTCCAAAAAAGACAAAGAAAAGCCCAAGATCTCGGTGCCAAAGGCAGCGCGTGTGATGGAGTACTGGCCGTTGATCAAAGTCGTGAGGATATATACAAAGAGTCCGGCACTGTCGACAGGCGCTGTCATTGTCGATCTTCCTGGCGTCCACGATAGTAATGCTGCACGAGCTGCTGTTGCTCAGGGCTACCTGAAGCAATGTACTGGTCTCTGGATTGTTGCTCCTATCAACCGTGCTGTTGACGACAAGGCTGCCAAGACCCTCCTCGGTGACTCGTTCAAACGTCAACTCAAATACGACGGCGGGTTCTCGAATATGACATTTATCTGCTCAAAGACAGATGATATTTCCGTTACAGAGGCTAGTGACAGTCTTGGGTTAGAGGACGAAGTCTCGGAGTTGAACAAGCGATACGAGCATTGCGATGAGCAGATTCGCCAAGTTCATGCCAAGATTGAGGATCTGAAGGAGACCCGACAGGTCTACAAGCTTGCTATAGCAGAAATAGCCAAAGACATTGAGATTTGGGAAGACTTCCAGGAGCAAATCGAGGACGGCATACCTGTCTTTGCACCTTTACCTAAGACTAGCAAGCGCAAGGATACGAGCTTGGATCGACGCCCATCAAAAAAGCCCAGGACTTTTGAGGAAAATTCAGATGATGAGTTCATCGCCTCTGATGAGGATAAGTCTAGTGAGGGCGACGACAATGACGTCACGATTCTGGTGGCACGACAGAAACTCACTGAGACGGACGTCAAATCCAAGCTCAAGGACCTCAGAGAGACGAAGAAGACTGCTAGAAGCGAAGGTACCGAAATCAACAAGATGATAGAGGCACTGAGGGCTGAGATTCGTAAGCTGAATGCCAGACAAGACGAGGTGAAGGCGAAGGCGAGTCGTATCTGTATCGCTGGACGCAACTACTATTCCAAGACTGCTATCCAGCAAGACTTTGCCGACGGCATCAAAGAAATTGACCAGGAAAACGCTGCTGAGGAGGACGAGGATCAGTTCAATCCCGATATAGAGATTCGAGATTATGCTCAAGTCGCCAATTCCTTGCCAGTCTTTTGCGTCAGCAGCCGCGCATACCAAAAGATGTGCGGACGCATGCTGAAGGATGAACCAGTACCAGGATTCGTTTCTCCAGATGAAACTGAAATTCCCCAACTTCAGGCTCATTGCCGAAAGCTTACAGAGGCTGGGCGTCTCCGAATTAGCCGCGCTTTCTTGACAAACCTAGCCCAAATCTTGACTAGGTTTGAGCTATGGTTGTCAAATGATGGCACTAGCGTCCCAGTGACCGAGGAGAGTAAGCGGGAAGGAATCAGTTACCTAAGGCGGAAGTTGAGCGAGTTAACAAAGGGCTTGAACGAAGCAGTCCGCGCTTGCTTCAAAGAGATGCGACATTGTGTAAAGACTCAGGTGAACGACAAGTACCCGGAACTCATTAACGAAGCTGTGAAAGCTGCACCCGTGACAGCGTACGCCTGGGGCTATAAAGATCAAGGTGGTCTCCCGTGGTCAACATACAAGGCCGTCGTCCGACGTGACGGTGTCTACCGCTCTATGAGTGCTGGTCATCGTGATTTCAACTCTGATCT TGTTGACCCGATCCTCAAACGCCTTGCTACACCCTGGGAGCGGACCTTTCAATCTCACCTTCCCGGAAAGATCGAGACGCATATCGAGAACTCAGCAAAGCTTCTTCACAAGTTTCACGAAGCCATCCAAGAACGCGGCAATGATAGTGGCATGAGCTTGGCTAAGATATCCATCTTGAAGGGACAGCTCACCCATTACGAGCAGTTCCTCCGGGATTTCGGAATGGACCTCATCAACCAGATGAATGAGCTCCAACGTGAGGCAAACCGTGACTTTACACCGTGCGTTGCGATGGCTATGCATGATGCCTACGAGTATTGCGCTATGGAGCATGGCAAAGGGTCGTACAAGCGCATGAAAGACCACATGGAGGATCACGTTAAGCAAGAAAGCCCCGGAATGTTTGATGAAGCAACCAGTAAAGTGGAAAAACATCTGGATGACATGTGCACAAAATTGCGTGAAGCGATGGAGGAAAAGGCCGAGTGGTTCGCTGCGCGGATGGGCACTGACTACATGCGTGTTATGAGCGGTGTTGCGAGCGACCAGCCCGTACCTTTGCTGTCGGAAGAAGAGAGCCAGCTGAGGGATGAGGTTAGAGAGGCTTTGAGCAGCATCGTTGTTCAGTTGGAGCCTATCGCCCATGGAGATGTTGGTTCACACCACGGTGACACTGGAGACGGCTCGAAAGCTCATAAGCCGCTTCATGCTTATGTAGAAGACGTTGATATGTCTGAATCTGCTGAAGAACCTATCCGCGGCGCTCACGACAGCTCAATCACCGACGAGGCCATCAACAGTGTCAAGCCCACAGACAACGGCAGCTCAATCATCGTCGAGGCCACGAACAATTTCAAGCCCAACACAGTCGTCAACGAGTCCATCAACAGTGGCAAGCCCATGGGCAACGACAGCACTGCCATGGAAGCATGA
- a CDS encoding delta(14)-sterol reductase, whose translation MSKVKSEKKSLDEKPHGYEFLGPPGAFIISFGLPVLVYVFTFLCNDISGCPAPVLLHPYSFSLEQLKKEVGWTGFSGLLNTQAFLGTLGYYMLSLTLYRFLPGQEVAGTELRSGGRLMYRFNAWNSALFIMAMLGAGTAVYGAEFPVWTFIHENYIGILTSNILISYFLATYCYVSSFSVKHPKDPSMRELAAGGRTGNMLYDWFIGRELNPRVDLPIFGEVDIKAWCELRPGMLGWIILDLAFIVQQYRNFGRVTDSIILITVAQAVYTFDALYMEPAILTTIDIIADGFGMMLSFGDLVWVPFTYTIQTRYLSVYPVDLGLYGVAGVLAVQGIGYYIFRAVNNEKNRFRTNPDDPRVKHLKYIETEAGSKLLISGWWGTARHINYLGDWLMSWSYVLPTAMSGYLIKNSAQHPITATQTDAYFFKDAYGKYVVPDEAKGWGMIFTYFFMVYFAILLVHRERRDEEKCRRKYGKDWDRYVELVPWRIVPGIY comes from the exons ATGTCGAAAGTCAAGAGCGAGAAGAAGTCGCTCGATGAGAAGCCTCATGGTTATGAGTTTCTAGGACC CCCTGGAGCTTTCATCATCTCCTTTGGTCTCCCGGTCTTGGTCTATGTCTTTACGTTTTTGTGCAATGACATCTCTGGATGCCCGGCACCTGTTCTTCTTCACCCTTACAGCTTCAGCCTCGAACAGTTGAAGAAGGAGGTGGGATGGACTGGCTTTTCTGGTCTGCTTAACACGCAGGCCTTCCTCGGCACCCTGGGTTACTACATGCTGAGCTTGACCTTGTACCGATTCCTTCCTGGACAGGAGGTTGCAGGCACTGAGCTCAGGTCTGGTGGAAGGCTCATGTACAGGTTCAACG CCTGGAACTCGGCCCTTTTCATCATGGCCATGCTTGGAGCTGGTACAGCCGTCTACGGCGCCGAATTCCCTGTCTGGACTTTTATCCACGAGAACTACATCGGCATTCTGACCAGCAACATTCTCATTTCCTACTTCCTGGCCACCTACTGCTACGTCTCTTCTTTCAGTGTCAAGCACCCCAAAGATCCGTCCATGCGCGAGCTCGCAGCTGGCGGTCGTACTGGCAACATGCTTTACGACTGGTTCATCGGCCGTGAATTGAACCCACGTGTCGACTTGCCAATCTTCGGCGAGGTAGACATCAAGGCATGGTGTGAACTACGCCCTGGGATGCTGGGATGGATCATTCTGGATCTCGCCTTCATCGTGCAGCAATACCGCAACTTTGGCCGTGTCACAGACTCCATTATTCTTATTACCGTTGCACAGGCTGTCTACACTTTCGACGCCTTGTACATGGAGCCTGCCATTCTCACCACCATTGACATCATCGCCGATGGTTTCGGTATGATGCTTTCCTTTGGCGACCTCGTCTGGGTCCCATTCACCTACACCATCCAAACACGCTACCTCTCTGTCTACCCCGTTGATCTCGGTCTCTACGGTGTCGCTGGCGTGCTCGCAGTCCAGGGTATTGGCTACTACATCTTCCGCGCTGTCAACAACGAGAAGAACCGCTTCAGGACAAACCCCGACGACCCGCGTGTCAAGCACCTCAAGTACATTGAGACCGAGGCTGGCTCCAAGCTTCTCATCAGCGGATGGTGGGGAACTGCACGTCACATCAACTACCTCGGTGACTGGCTCATGAGCTGGTCCTACGTCCTTCCCACGGCCATGTCCGGATACCTGATCAAGAACTCTGCGCAACACCCTATCACCGCCACGCAAACCGACGCCTACTTCTTCAAGGACGCCTACGGCAAATACGTAGTACCTGACGAGGCCAAGGGCTGGGGCATGATCTTCACCTACTTCTTCATGGTCTATTTTGCCATTCTTCTCGTCCACCGCGAGAGGCGCGACGAGGAGAAGTGCAGGAGGAAGTACGGAAAGGACTGGGACCGCTACGTTGAGCTTGTTCCCTGGAGAATCGTCCCTGGTATTTACTAG